One region of Primulina tabacum isolate GXHZ01 chromosome 1, ASM2559414v2, whole genome shotgun sequence genomic DNA includes:
- the LOC142516397 gene encoding zinc finger CCCH domain-containing protein 36-like, translated as MRQTMDKIIESKEASKFPKTKSDLQKYFSASERKIIELIQECYRAADCTFIKIFIVGGRRLEELQKESEKGNVGVAEVDESSTSNNIKAVHSFKFFRIEHIRDLLKPYWKQGNLSRDAYKIIMKKSIDKIIRSIEASKFPKTKSDHQKYLYASNSEIFELIQKRKTIP; from the exons ATGAGGCAAACTATGGATAAGATAATTGAAAGTAAGGAGGCATCTAAATTTCCCAAGACTAAAAGCGACCTCCAGAAATACTTCTCAGCATCAGAAAGGAAGATCATTGAGCTCATACAG GAATGCTACCGGGCGGCAGATTGTACCTTCATTAAGATCTTCATTGTTGGAGGGAGAAGACTGGAGGAACTGCAAAAGGAAAGTGAGAAGGGAAATGTGGGGGTCGCTGAGGTTGATGAGAGCTCAACGAGTAATAACATTAAGGCGGTccattctttcaaatttttccgCATTGAGCATATAAGGGACCTTTTGAAACCGTATTGGAAGCAAGGGAATTTGAGCAGAGATGCATACAAAATCATTATGAAGAAATCCATAGATAAGATTATTAGAAGTATCGAGGCATCAAAATTTCCCAAGACTAAAAGCGACCACCAGAAATACCTCTATGCTTCAAACTCGGAGATCTTTGAGCTCATACAG AAGCGAAAGACCATACCATAA
- the LOC142522537 gene encoding putative pectinesterase/pectinesterase inhibitor 51, whose product MMQYQKYVNSSPASPTFAANNPKKSQRWKVCIISMAVLLCSAILLPILFFTLSAASRQRNHQPLSTRPHSDNVHVIREACKASRDAQTCEAWVSHSNTVPENAAVADVVQSTVKVSSRNLETGRGMVQNILDASVGNQNRSYAATTCLDILRYSDYRLNLTGGALAGGSIKDARAWVSAALAYQYGCWSGLKLYANDTDTALVQPTLAFFNSSLIVSTSNALAMIANYDVFADQTESWAPPDTERDGFWETESGTSGSGLVGGVPPGLKADVTVCKGGACDYNAVQDAVNAGPDDSGSGKWFVIRIKEGVYEETVRVPLEKKNVVFIGDGMGKTVISGSMNVGQPGMTTYESATVGILGDGFMAANLTIQNTAGPDAHQAVAFRSDSDLSILENCEFIGNQDTLYAHSLRQYFKSCRIQGNIDFIFGQSAAFFHDCLILVAPRQLNPEKGENNAVTAHGRIDPGQSTGFVFQNCIINGTDAYMALYSSKPSVHKNYLGRPWKEYSRTVFIRCTLEALIAADGWMPWSGDFALNTLYYGEFENTGTGSDTSKRVNWSSIIPAKHVDSYSIQSFIQGDQWIPTSSS is encoded by the exons ATGATGCAGTACCAGAAATATGTGAACTCTTCTCCTGCTTCACCCACCTTTGCGGCCAACAATCCCAAGAAATCTCAGAGATGGAAAGTCTGCATCATTTCAATGGCTGTTCTCTTGTGTTCCGCGATTTTGTTGCCGATTCTGTTCTTTACCCTCTCCGCCGCCTCCCGCCAGCGCAACCACCAGCCATTGTCCACCCGTCCGCATTCGGATAATGTACATGTCATTCGCGAGGCCTGCAAAGCCTCGCGTGACGCGCAAACTTGCGAAGCGTGGGTGTCCCATTCCAATACAGTCCCCGAGAACGCGGCGGTTGCGGATGTTGTTCAATCCACAGTGAAGGTTTCCTCCCGGAACCTTGAGACGGGTCGGGGTATGGTTCAGAATATCCTGGACGCGTCCGTGGGGAACCAGAACCGGTCCTACGCCGCGACAACTTGCCTGGATATTCTGCGTTACTCTGATTACCGTTTGAACTTGACGGGCGGCGCGTTGGCAGGTGGCAGTATTAAGGACGCGCGTGCATGGGTTAGCGCGGCGTTAGCGTACCAGTACGGCTGCTGGTCGGGGCTCAAGCTATACGCGAACGACACCGACACGGCCCTCGTCCAGCCTACATTAGCGTTCTTCAATTCCTCGTTGATTGTATCCACCAGCAATGCGCTAGCAATGATTGCGAATTACGACGTTTTCGCGGACCAAACGGAGTCTTGGGCTCCGCCCGACACGGAGCGAGACGGGTTCTGGGAAACCGAGTCTGGCACCTCGGGCTCCGGTTTGGTGGGCGGGGTGCCGCCTGGGCTGAAGGCGGATGTGACGGTATGTAAAGGCGGGGCGTGCGATTACAACGCAGTACAGGATGCGGTGAATGCAGGACCCGATGACTCCGGGTCGGGTAAATGGTTCGTGATACGGATCAAGGAAGGGGTTTACGAGGAAACGGTTCGGGTGCCATTGGAGAAGAAGAACGTGGTGTTCATCGGAGATGGGatgggcaaaacggtcatttcaGGTTCCATGAACGTAGGCCAGCCAGGGATGACCACCTACGAATCCGCTACCGTTG GAATTCTGGGTGATGGATTCATGGCAGCTAATCTCACAATCCAAAACACAGCAGGCCCTGATGCTCATCAAGCAGTAGCATTCCGATCGGATAGCGACCTCTCCATCCTCGAAAACTGCGAATTCATCGGCAATCAAGACACCCTCTACGCGCACTCACTCCGCCAGTACTTCAAATCATGCCGGATCCAAGGCAACATCGACTTCATATTCGGACAATCAGCTGCATTCTTCCATGACTGCCTCATCCTGGTTGCCCCCAGGCAACTCAACCCCGAAAAAGGCGAGAACAATGCTGTAACAGCACATGGTAGAATCGACCCTGGCCAGTCCACGGGCTTTGTTTTTCAAAACTGTATCATCAATGGCACTGATGCATACATGGCTTTGTACTCTAGTAAACCCAGTGTGCACAAGAATTACCTCGGCAGGCCATGGAAGGAGTATTCGAGGACGGTTTTCATCCGATGTACATTGGAGGCTCTCATCGCAGCGGATGGATGGATGCCTTGGAGTGGCGATTTCGCATTGAATACGCTATATTATGGGGAGTTCGAGAATACCGGGACTGGATCCGATACATCGAAACGTGTTAATTGGAGTAGTATAATTCCGGCCAAGCATGTGGATTCGTACTCGATCCAGAGTTTCATTCAAGGGGATCAGTGGATTCCTACGTCGTCTTCTTGA